In Woeseia oceani, one DNA window encodes the following:
- a CDS encoding FMN-binding glutamate synthase family protein, which yields MLRYTTFIIVITLAVITSTLAVMTSAMWLIVLAAGFGALTAWGIWDVVQTRHSLARNYPIIWALRYLFESIRPQIRQYLIESDTDGTPFDREQRSLVYQRAKNDVDVVPFGTERDVKSVGYEWLNHSMFPAARPAEAMRIDIGGPDCKQPYSSSVLNISAMSFGSLSAAAIRALNSGAKIGGFAHDTGEGGISPYHLEHEGDIIWEFGTGYFGCRNDDGTFSPERFRERAVNPQIRMIEIKLSQGAKPGHGGILPGQKVSPEIAATRGVPVGVDCVSPSQHSAFRTPVEMMQFIGSLRELSNGKPVGFKLCIGHRWEFLALCKAMLHTGIYPDFIVIDGKEGGTGAAPVEFTDHVGTPRREGLLIAVNALIGCGIRDRIRIGVSGKIVSGFDMAVAMAMGADWCNSARGFMFALGCLQSQKCHTNECPVGVATQDAARQRGLVVEHKAERVANFHRHTVNALTDLVCAAGLQHATELTPAHIQRRLSSNQTANLADTYEWLEPGQLINGTATGGWKVDWERASIDADTRNVH from the coding sequence ATGCTTCGATACACAACGTTCATCATCGTCATCACACTCGCTGTCATTACCTCGACACTGGCGGTAATGACCTCGGCGATGTGGCTCATTGTTCTCGCTGCGGGTTTTGGAGCCTTGACGGCCTGGGGGATCTGGGATGTCGTGCAGACCCGGCACAGCCTGGCCAGGAACTATCCGATTATCTGGGCGTTACGCTACTTGTTCGAGTCCATACGTCCACAGATTCGCCAGTACCTGATCGAGAGCGACACGGACGGTACGCCGTTCGATCGCGAGCAGCGCTCACTGGTGTACCAGCGCGCGAAGAATGATGTGGATGTTGTGCCGTTTGGCACCGAGCGTGATGTCAAGTCGGTAGGTTATGAGTGGCTGAACCATTCCATGTTTCCGGCAGCCAGGCCGGCTGAGGCGATGCGCATTGATATAGGTGGCCCGGACTGCAAGCAGCCTTACTCATCATCTGTATTGAACATCTCCGCCATGAGTTTCGGTTCGCTGAGCGCAGCGGCGATACGAGCGCTTAATTCCGGCGCGAAGATCGGTGGATTTGCCCACGACACCGGGGAGGGTGGCATAAGCCCTTATCACCTGGAGCACGAAGGCGACATTATCTGGGAGTTTGGTACCGGCTATTTCGGCTGCCGCAACGATGATGGCACTTTCAGCCCGGAACGTTTTCGGGAGCGCGCCGTGAATCCGCAAATTCGCATGATCGAAATCAAATTGTCACAGGGCGCAAAACCTGGCCACGGCGGCATCCTGCCCGGGCAGAAGGTCAGCCCGGAAATCGCCGCGACTCGCGGCGTGCCTGTCGGCGTTGACTGTGTTTCACCGTCGCAGCACTCGGCCTTCCGAACACCGGTCGAGATGATGCAATTCATTGGCTCATTGAGAGAGCTCAGCAATGGCAAGCCGGTGGGCTTCAAATTGTGTATCGGGCATCGCTGGGAATTCCTCGCCTTGTGCAAAGCGATGCTTCATACCGGCATCTACCCCGACTTCATTGTCATCGATGGCAAGGAAGGTGGTACTGGTGCGGCTCCGGTCGAATTCACCGATCATGTAGGCACGCCGCGCCGGGAAGGCCTGTTAATCGCGGTCAATGCGCTGATCGGCTGCGGCATTCGCGACAGAATCAGGATTGGCGTCAGCGGCAAGATCGTGTCCGGCTTTGACATGGCTGTGGCCATGGCAATGGGTGCCGACTGGTGCAACAGCGCACGCGGTTTCATGTTTGCGCTCGGCTGCCTGCAATCGCAAAAGTGCCACACGAACGAATGTCCCGTCGGGGTCGCTACTCAGGATGCGGCCCGGCAACGCGGCCTCGTTGTTGAGCACAAAGCGGAGCGGGTGGCGAACTTTCACCGGCACACGGTGAATGCGCTGACCGACCTGGTCTGTGCCGCGGGTTTACAGCATGCAACCGAGCTGACACCGGCGCACATACAGCGGCGGCTGAGTTCCAATCAAACGGCGAACCTGGCCGATACCTATGAGTGGCTGGAGCCCGGCCAGCTCATCAATGGCACGGCGACCGGTGGCT
- the fdhD gene encoding formate dehydrogenase accessory sulfurtransferase FdhD, which produces MSGSSLAIDISSVSGGRRETREDRVAVEEPLEIQLAWPGPDGCAAKSISITMRTPGHDADLALGFLIAESIISQAADIAQVAHVGPESADGYRNVIRVELADGVSVDIDRLQRHFYTTSSCGVCGKTSMDALRATGALPLAGKDPQFARAILTAMPQRLRDLQAVFDATGGLHAAAAFTSQGEIVVAREDVGRHNAVDKVVGSLLNEQRLPASELGLMVSGRASFELVQKALVAGIPLLAAVSAPSSLAVQLATEFGMTLVGFLRDERFNIYAGADRIV; this is translated from the coding sequence ATGAGTGGCAGCAGTCTGGCGATCGACATCAGCAGCGTAAGCGGCGGCAGGCGCGAGACTCGCGAAGACCGGGTTGCCGTTGAGGAACCGCTCGAAATTCAGCTGGCGTGGCCCGGCCCCGACGGCTGTGCGGCCAAGAGCATTTCAATCACCATGCGCACACCGGGCCACGATGCGGATCTCGCGCTGGGCTTTCTCATTGCCGAATCCATAATCTCGCAGGCTGCTGATATCGCGCAGGTCGCACACGTCGGCCCTGAAAGCGCAGACGGCTATCGCAATGTCATTCGCGTGGAGCTGGCTGACGGCGTCAGCGTCGACATCGACCGCCTGCAACGCCACTTCTACACAACCTCAAGCTGCGGTGTCTGCGGTAAGACCTCCATGGACGCACTACGGGCAACCGGTGCGCTGCCGCTTGCGGGTAAAGATCCGCAGTTTGCGCGGGCAATCTTGACGGCCATGCCACAGCGATTGCGTGACCTGCAAGCCGTGTTCGACGCCACCGGCGGACTGCATGCGGCGGCGGCATTCACATCACAAGGTGAAATCGTCGTCGCGCGGGAGGATGTCGGGCGGCACAATGCGGTGGATAAAGTCGTCGGCTCGTTGCTGAATGAGCAACGCCTGCCCGCCAGCGAACTGGGACTGATGGTATCGGGCCGGGCGAGTTTCGAACTGGTACAGAAGGCGCTGGTTGCCGGCATCCCGCTGCTGGCTGCCGTTAGTGCACCGTCCAGCCTCGCAGTACAGCTGGCCACCGAGTTCGGCATGACACTGGTCGGCTTCCTGCGGGACGAACGATTCAACATCTACGCGGGCGCGGACCGCATTGTCTAA
- a CDS encoding formate dehydrogenase subunit gamma gives MTMNYDAETGAEIIGRFAARPEMLVQILHGFLEHYRCVPREAIPQIASALNLSRADVHGVVSFYHDFREHPPGDTVIRICQAESCQAMGSRALTEHAKKSLNIDFHQTSNDGTVTLEPVYCLGNCACSPAVMINDRIYGRVDNDRLDRLLAEGRG, from the coding sequence ATGACGATGAATTACGACGCGGAAACAGGCGCTGAAATCATTGGCCGTTTTGCTGCCCGGCCGGAAATGCTGGTGCAGATCCTGCACGGCTTTCTTGAGCACTATCGCTGCGTACCTCGCGAGGCCATCCCGCAAATCGCGAGCGCATTGAACCTGTCGCGTGCCGACGTGCACGGCGTGGTCAGTTTTTATCACGACTTCCGCGAACACCCACCCGGTGACACCGTGATTCGTATTTGTCAGGCGGAATCCTGTCAGGCTATGGGCAGCCGCGCGCTGACCGAGCATGCGAAGAAGAGTTTGAACATCGACTTCCATCAAACCAGCAACGACGGCACGGTGACTCTTGAACCTGTGTACTGTCTTGGCAACTGCGCCTGTTCACCGGCGGTCATGATCAATGACCGCATTTACGGGCGGGTCGATAACGACAGGCTCGACCGCTTGCTTGCCGAAGGTCGGGGCTGA
- a CDS encoding NADH-ubiquinone oxidoreductase-F iron-sulfur binding region domain-containing protein, with product MSAATRIYVPRETSAVSLGADDIAAAIAATAKSHEQNVEIIRNGSHGACWLEPLIEVDCAGERIAYGPVTLADIDSLFAAGMLTGGAHPLRHGPVANIPYIRRQERWTLQRVGVTDPLSLDDYRAHNGFTGLAQAFAIGPAAIVAAVTAAGLRGRGGAGFPTGIKWNTVAAAEADQKYIACNADEGDSGTFSDRMLMEGDPFALIEGMLIAGFAVGASRGYVYLRSEYPLAREIFSSALSIAREHGWLGLNIGGRGFDFDIELHIGGGSYVCGEETAMLDSLEGKAGIVRFKPPLPALEGLFGKPTVVNNVITLATVPNILARGPEQYAALGVNRSRGTLAFQLAGNIRRGGVVEVPFGLTLRELIDDFGGGTASGRPIRAVQVGGPLGAYLPESQLDVALDYEAFSAIDALIGHGGIVVFDDTVDMAAQARFAMEFCAIESCGKCTPCRIGSVRGVEVIDRIVANKNREANLTLLTDLCDTMVDGSLCAMGGMTPFPVRSALKHFSEDFTAASSPQSNGTGGNA from the coding sequence ATGAGCGCCGCCACCCGCATTTATGTGCCGCGCGAGACATCCGCCGTCTCACTGGGCGCTGACGATATCGCCGCCGCTATTGCGGCTACCGCGAAATCGCATGAGCAAAACGTGGAGATTATCCGCAACGGTTCGCACGGCGCCTGCTGGCTGGAACCGCTGATCGAGGTCGATTGTGCCGGTGAACGTATTGCCTACGGCCCGGTAACGCTCGCGGACATTGACTCCTTATTCGCTGCGGGCATGCTCACCGGCGGAGCTCATCCACTGCGCCATGGCCCGGTCGCGAATATCCCTTATATACGGCGACAGGAGCGCTGGACGCTGCAACGTGTCGGTGTCACAGACCCGCTGTCGCTCGATGACTACCGTGCGCACAACGGATTCACCGGCCTCGCGCAAGCTTTCGCGATCGGACCTGCTGCCATTGTTGCGGCAGTCACTGCCGCCGGACTGCGCGGTCGCGGTGGTGCCGGTTTCCCGACCGGCATCAAATGGAACACAGTCGCTGCCGCAGAAGCCGACCAGAAATACATCGCCTGCAATGCCGACGAGGGCGACAGCGGCACTTTCTCTGACCGCATGCTGATGGAAGGTGACCCGTTCGCGTTAATCGAGGGCATGTTGATCGCCGGCTTCGCGGTCGGTGCCAGTCGCGGTTACGTCTACCTGCGCTCCGAATACCCGCTGGCGCGGGAAATATTTTCCAGCGCACTGTCCATTGCCCGCGAGCACGGCTGGCTCGGTCTGAATATCGGCGGCCGCGGCTTTGATTTCGACATCGAGCTGCATATCGGCGGCGGTTCTTACGTGTGCGGCGAAGAAACCGCCATGCTCGACAGCCTCGAAGGCAAAGCCGGCATCGTGCGTTTCAAACCGCCGTTACCGGCCCTTGAAGGACTGTTCGGCAAACCGACCGTCGTGAATAACGTGATCACGCTCGCGACCGTGCCCAACATACTGGCTCGCGGCCCCGAACAGTACGCCGCGCTTGGCGTGAATCGCTCGAGGGGCACTCTCGCATTTCAGTTGGCCGGCAATATCCGCCGCGGTGGTGTCGTTGAAGTACCATTCGGCCTGACGCTGCGCGAACTGATTGATGACTTCGGCGGCGGCACCGCCAGTGGCCGACCGATACGTGCGGTCCAGGTCGGCGGTCCGCTCGGAGCGTACCTGCCCGAATCGCAGCTCGACGTCGCACTCGATTACGAAGCATTTTCGGCGATTGATGCGCTGATCGGTCATGGCGGCATCGTTGTTTTTGATGACACCGTCGATATGGCAGCACAAGCGCGTTTCGCGATGGAGTTCTGCGCTATCGAATCCTGCGGCAAGTGCACGCCGTGTCGTATCGGCTCCGTGCGCGGAGTCGAAGTTATCGACCGTATCGTTGCTAACAAGAACCGCGAAGCCAATCTCACATTGCTGACCGACCTCTGCGACACGATGGTCGACGGCTCGCTGTGCGCGATGGGCGGCATGACGCCATTCCCGGTACGCAGCGCGCTCAAACATTTTTCGGAAGACTTCACCGCTGCCAGTTCTCCGCAGAGCAACGGCACGGGAGGAAACGCATGA
- the fdhF gene encoding formate dehydrogenase subunit alpha, giving the protein MTVIREADLGTPASTATETVTVEIDGKALTVPVGTSVMRAARGAGVDIPKLCATDSLKAFGSCRLCVVEIEGRKGCPASCTTPVAEGMQIRTQSDGIAKLRRNVMELYISDHPLDCLTCSANGDCELQDMAGAVGLRDVRYGMDGANHLDAKVDDSNPYFSFDPSKCIVCSRCVRACDEVQGTFALTIEGRGFEAKVAASSGESFLDSECVSCGACVQACPTATLMEKSIIEHGQPEHSVLTTCAYCGVGCSFKADMQGDRVVRMTPYKDGQANHGHSCVKGRFAWGYASHRERVLEPMIRESIDEPWRKVSWDEAIGYAATRLRGIQEKYGRKSVGGITSSRCTNEEVFVVQKLVRAAFGNNNVDTCARVCHSPTGYGLNQTLGTSAGTQPFDSVMDADVIVIIGANPTVAHPVFASQMKRRLREGAKLIIIDPRRIDLVRSPHVQADYHLPLLPGTNVPVINALAHVIVSEGLVDQDYVAQRCDPDSFAAWKACVLKEENSPEAVAKISGVAADDIRSAARLYATAGRGAIYYGLGVTEHSQGSTMVMGMANLAMATGNIGFSGCGVNPLRGQNNVQGSCDMGSFPHELAGYRPVSDDAVRGSFEKRWGVELDPVPGYRIPNMFDAAIAGEYKGMYIQGEDIAQSDPNTQHVEAALLAMDCVVVQDLFLNETAKFAHVFLPGTSFLEKDGTFINAERRINRVRPVMKPQQGKAEWLITQELSQALGYDMHYASEAEIMDEIAALTPTFQGVSFDFLDRYGSVQWPCNEKAPLGTPIMHIDQFVRGKGLFIETDYVPTEERSNRKFPLLLTTGRILSQYNVGAQTRRTENIVWYHEDLLEIHPHDAETRGIQDGDQVSLRSRKGEITLRATITERVQPGVVYTTFHNPETGANVVTTEYSDWATSCPEYKVTAVQVAPAARRSEWQHKFAKRAAKQEVTET; this is encoded by the coding sequence ATGACTGTTATTCGCGAAGCAGACCTCGGCACACCCGCAAGTACTGCTACAGAAACTGTCACGGTCGAAATCGACGGCAAAGCATTGACCGTGCCTGTCGGAACCTCCGTCATGCGGGCAGCCCGTGGTGCCGGTGTGGATATCCCCAAACTTTGCGCCACAGACAGCCTCAAAGCGTTCGGCTCCTGCCGTCTGTGTGTTGTCGAGATCGAGGGCCGCAAAGGCTGTCCCGCCTCCTGCACGACGCCCGTCGCCGAGGGCATGCAGATACGCACACAAAGTGACGGTATCGCGAAGCTGCGACGCAATGTCATGGAACTGTACATTTCAGACCACCCGCTGGATTGCCTGACCTGCTCCGCCAACGGCGATTGCGAATTGCAGGACATGGCCGGCGCCGTCGGACTGCGGGACGTGCGCTACGGTATGGATGGCGCCAATCATCTCGATGCCAAAGTTGACGACAGCAACCCGTATTTTTCGTTCGACCCGTCGAAGTGCATCGTTTGCTCGCGCTGTGTGCGCGCTTGCGACGAGGTGCAGGGCACGTTCGCCCTGACCATCGAAGGGCGCGGTTTCGAGGCGAAAGTCGCGGCAAGCAGCGGCGAGAGTTTCCTGGACTCCGAATGCGTTTCCTGCGGCGCTTGCGTGCAGGCCTGCCCGACGGCGACCTTGATGGAGAAATCCATCATTGAGCACGGCCAGCCCGAGCACAGCGTGCTGACGACCTGCGCGTACTGCGGCGTCGGCTGCTCGTTCAAGGCCGACATGCAGGGCGATCGCGTCGTGCGCATGACGCCGTACAAGGATGGCCAGGCGAATCACGGACACAGCTGCGTCAAAGGCCGTTTTGCCTGGGGCTATGCCTCGCACCGCGAACGCGTGCTGGAACCCATGATTCGCGAATCCATCGACGAACCGTGGCGCAAGGTGAGCTGGGACGAAGCAATTGGCTACGCGGCTACACGGTTGCGTGGCATACAGGAGAAATACGGCCGCAAGTCCGTGGGCGGAATTACTTCGTCGCGTTGCACGAACGAGGAGGTGTTCGTCGTGCAGAAACTTGTGCGGGCCGCCTTTGGCAACAACAACGTCGACACCTGTGCGCGGGTTTGCCATTCGCCCACGGGCTATGGCCTGAACCAGACGCTGGGCACCTCCGCCGGTACGCAACCGTTTGACAGCGTGATGGACGCCGATGTCATCGTCATTATCGGCGCCAACCCGACGGTTGCTCACCCGGTATTTGCATCGCAGATGAAACGCCGGCTGCGAGAAGGCGCGAAACTCATCATCATCGATCCACGCCGCATAGACCTCGTGCGCTCGCCGCACGTGCAGGCGGACTACCATCTGCCATTGCTGCCAGGCACGAACGTTCCGGTCATCAACGCGCTGGCGCACGTGATTGTCAGTGAAGGTCTGGTGGACCAGGACTACGTTGCGCAGCGTTGCGATCCGGATTCCTTCGCTGCCTGGAAAGCCTGTGTGCTGAAAGAAGAAAATTCGCCGGAAGCGGTCGCGAAAATATCCGGCGTAGCGGCGGACGATATTCGCAGCGCGGCGCGGCTGTACGCAACGGCCGGTCGCGGCGCGATCTATTACGGCCTCGGTGTTACCGAGCACAGCCAGGGCTCGACGATGGTCATGGGCATGGCCAACCTCGCCATGGCGACCGGCAACATTGGTTTTTCCGGTTGTGGCGTAAACCCTCTGCGTGGCCAGAACAACGTGCAGGGCTCCTGCGATATGGGCTCGTTTCCTCACGAGCTGGCCGGCTACCGGCCGGTCTCGGATGACGCAGTACGGGGCTCATTTGAGAAACGCTGGGGCGTCGAGCTCGACCCGGTACCGGGCTACCGCATACCCAACATGTTTGATGCGGCGATTGCCGGCGAGTACAAGGGCATGTACATCCAGGGTGAGGACATTGCGCAATCCGACCCCAATACACAACACGTCGAAGCCGCGCTGCTGGCAATGGATTGCGTTGTGGTTCAGGACCTGTTCCTGAATGAAACCGCAAAGTTCGCGCACGTGTTTCTGCCGGGCACCTCGTTTCTGGAGAAGGATGGCACCTTCATCAACGCCGAACGTCGCATCAATCGCGTACGCCCGGTAATGAAACCGCAGCAAGGCAAAGCCGAATGGCTCATCACCCAGGAACTGTCACAGGCCCTTGGTTACGACATGCACTATGCCTCGGAAGCCGAAATCATGGACGAGATCGCGGCACTGACCCCAACGTTCCAGGGCGTGTCGTTCGACTTCCTTGATCGCTACGGCAGCGTGCAATGGCCGTGCAACGAGAAAGCACCGCTGGGTACGCCGATCATGCACATTGATCAGTTCGTGCGCGGCAAGGGCCTGTTTATCGAAACAGACTATGTGCCAACCGAAGAACGCAGCAACCGCAAGTTCCCGCTACTGCTGACTACGGGCCGCATCCTGTCGCAATACAATGTTGGCGCACAGACACGCCGCACCGAGAATATTGTTTGGTATCACGAAGATCTGCTGGAGATACATCCGCACGATGCGGAGACCCGCGGCATACAGGACGGGGATCAGGTCAGTCTGCGCAGCCGGAAAGGCGAGATCACCTTGCGCGCAACGATTACCGAGCGTGTTCAACCCGGCGTCGTTTACACCACCTTCCACAACCCGGAAACCGGCGCCAACGTCGTCACGACCGAGTACAGCGACTGGGCTACCAGCTGCCCTGAGTACAAAGTAACCGCTGTGCAAGTCGCACCGGCTGCCCGCCGCTCGGAATGGCAGCACAAGTTCGCAAAACGCGCGGCGAAACAGGAAGTGACCGAGACCTGA
- a CDS encoding AI-2E family transporter, giving the protein MNTLTPLATEKRRRPSSYAMLTVAPLAVLATLYQAAELLVPIAFAILLNFLLSPVVRAFQRLHVPAAFTAATLVTGLLALVVLIFGALAEPAEQWLQEAPRSIRDLKTYSFSANQKLADIQEIAAEVTELGQSDAPAKAQSVVVRGPGMFENIVGSLPSVLTFVGIVVFLTFFLLASGDTLLRRITLCGRSWQECRRIVTIARQVRSELSRYLLTVTAINLSLGLALSGAMYLLDVPNPFLWGLMTALFNFAPYLGAVASASVLTIVGLTTFDTLAEAAMVPSALLVLTILEGQLVTPAILGRRMALSPVFIFLSVIIWGWLWGVAGALMAVPIVTIIKVICDNVPSLNPIGRFVRNEADGDRLPALR; this is encoded by the coding sequence ATGAACACGCTGACACCGCTGGCGACAGAGAAACGGAGGCGACCTTCGTCGTATGCGATGCTGACGGTGGCACCTCTGGCCGTTCTCGCAACGCTTTATCAGGCCGCGGAGCTTTTGGTCCCGATCGCTTTCGCGATCTTGCTGAATTTTCTGTTGTCACCGGTTGTGCGCGCCTTTCAGAGACTTCACGTACCCGCCGCATTCACAGCCGCGACACTGGTTACAGGCCTTCTGGCGCTTGTTGTATTGATCTTCGGAGCACTCGCCGAACCGGCTGAACAGTGGTTGCAAGAAGCGCCGCGCTCTATACGCGACCTGAAGACCTACAGCTTCTCGGCAAACCAAAAACTGGCCGACATCCAGGAAATTGCCGCAGAGGTTACCGAGCTGGGCCAGTCCGACGCGCCAGCTAAAGCGCAGTCAGTGGTCGTTCGCGGTCCCGGCATGTTCGAGAACATAGTCGGCAGTCTGCCATCAGTTCTGACCTTCGTTGGTATCGTCGTCTTCCTGACTTTCTTCCTGCTTGCCTCCGGAGACACCTTGTTACGCCGCATCACGCTGTGTGGCCGGAGCTGGCAAGAGTGCCGGCGTATCGTCACCATCGCACGGCAGGTGCGTTCCGAACTGTCCCGCTACCTGCTAACCGTGACAGCGATCAATTTGTCACTTGGCCTGGCCTTGAGTGGCGCGATGTATTTGCTGGACGTGCCAAACCCCTTCCTGTGGGGATTGATGACCGCCCTGTTCAATTTCGCTCCCTACCTCGGGGCCGTGGCCTCCGCGAGTGTACTGACGATTGTTGGGCTAACCACTTTCGACACACTGGCAGAGGCGGCGATGGTTCCCTCTGCACTACTGGTGCTGACCATCCTTGAAGGGCAACTGGTGACACCGGCGATACTGGGGCGCCGAATGGCGTTGAGTCCCGTGTTCATTTTCCTGTCGGTAATTATCTGGGGCTGGTTGTGGGGTGTTGCTGGTGCATTGATGGCGGTACCGATCGTGACCATCATCAAAGTGATCTGTGACAACGTACCAAGCCTCAACCCTATTGGCCGGTTTGTTCGCAATGAGGCGGACGGAGACAGGCTGCCCGCGTTGCGCTAG
- a CDS encoding sigma-54-dependent transcriptional regulator, producing MAYIQIVDDEAGFTSGMAEFLRLHDHKVATANTITAARELLNERTPDVLLLDLMLPDGSGLELFDAFETKRPAKIIVITGHTGVKSLIGGMAGDGVSYMKKPIEPREMLGMINAVAVDSGPESAEDVVKTGLMIGDSDVMQAVVTKLRQVAPTSSTVFIQGESGTGKELAAEAVHRLSDRCGPFVPVNCGGLSKELISSQLFGHEKGSFTGAAKRHAGFFERAHGGTLFLDEITEMPMELQTHLLRVLETGRFLRVGGETEIPTDARLIAATNRDPAEAVREGLLREDLYFRLQVFPLVLPPLRQRQGDVELLAQHFLNSLNRDNNTEKVFSEGALQQFSSHQWPGNVRELKHTVHRAYIMAEGDVVEALETFDDLHVEVEGLSVGRSIADVEKDLILATLKQYGGNKKAAAESLGVSLKTLYNRLNEYGEDATS from the coding sequence ATGGCTTACATACAAATTGTTGATGACGAAGCCGGATTCACCAGTGGCATGGCCGAATTCTTGCGCCTGCATGACCATAAAGTCGCTACAGCAAACACGATCACGGCCGCGCGCGAACTGCTGAATGAGCGAACACCAGACGTATTGTTGCTTGATCTGATGCTGCCGGACGGGAGCGGGCTTGAGCTGTTTGATGCATTCGAGACAAAGCGGCCTGCGAAAATCATCGTCATTACGGGTCATACCGGGGTCAAGTCACTGATCGGCGGGATGGCGGGTGACGGTGTCAGCTACATGAAGAAGCCGATCGAGCCGCGGGAGATGCTCGGCATGATCAATGCGGTCGCCGTGGATTCGGGACCGGAATCTGCCGAAGATGTCGTTAAGACCGGTCTGATGATTGGTGATAGCGATGTCATGCAGGCGGTCGTCACGAAGTTACGTCAGGTTGCGCCAACGTCCAGTACGGTGTTCATTCAAGGGGAGAGCGGCACAGGTAAAGAACTTGCCGCCGAGGCTGTCCATCGATTGAGTGACCGCTGCGGTCCCTTCGTGCCTGTGAACTGTGGTGGCCTGTCGAAAGAATTGATTTCCAGTCAGCTGTTCGGTCATGAGAAGGGCAGTTTTACCGGTGCGGCGAAACGCCACGCAGGTTTCTTCGAGCGGGCACATGGTGGCACCTTATTTCTCGACGAAATCACCGAGATGCCGATGGAGCTGCAAACGCACCTGCTCCGCGTGCTGGAAACCGGGCGCTTCCTGCGGGTTGGCGGGGAAACCGAGATACCAACGGATGCGAGGTTGATTGCTGCCACCAATCGCGACCCTGCGGAAGCAGTACGCGAAGGTTTACTGCGTGAAGACCTGTATTTCCGGTTGCAGGTTTTCCCCCTTGTTCTGCCGCCACTAAGGCAGCGGCAAGGGGATGTCGAACTGCTGGCGCAGCACTTTTTGAATTCGCTGAACCGTGACAACAATACCGAGAAAGTGTTCTCCGAGGGCGCGTTGCAACAATTTTCCAGTCATCAGTGGCCAGGTAATGTTCGTGAGCTGAAGCACACCGTACATCGTGCTTACATCATGGCGGAAGGCGATGTCGTTGAGGCGCTCGAAACCTTTGACGACCTGCACGTGGAGGTCGAAGGCCTAAGCGTCGGCCGTTCGATTGCCGACGTTGAGAAGGATCTGATTCTTGCGACGTTAAAACAATACGGCGGCAACAAGAAGGCCGCCGCAGAAAGCCTCGGGGTGAGTTTGAAGACGCTGTATAACCGCCTTAACGAATACGGTGAGGACGCGACAAGCTAG
- a CDS encoding PLD nuclease N-terminal domain-containing protein — MGIEVGFFGLLILILDVWAIIKTLGSSATSGSKVMWTVLILLLPVLGFVVWAIAGPKGDGHTQIV, encoded by the coding sequence ATGGGAATAGAAGTAGGCTTTTTCGGATTGCTGATTCTGATACTGGATGTATGGGCAATCATCAAAACGCTGGGCAGCAGTGCGACATCCGGTTCTAAGGTGATGTGGACCGTACTCATACTGCTGTTGCCGGTACTGGGTTTCGTGGTTTGGGCGATAGCTGGCCCGAAAGGCGACGGTCACACGCAAATTGTATGA
- a CDS encoding DUF1328 domain-containing protein codes for MLSWSLAFLVLAILAAVLGFGGIAGAAAGIAKILFFIFLVLLIVSAIFGALRGRPPI; via the coding sequence ATGCTTTCATGGTCACTGGCGTTTCTGGTGCTGGCGATACTCGCAGCAGTACTGGGCTTCGGCGGGATTGCAGGCGCCGCAGCAGGAATAGCGAAGATTCTGTTCTTCATTTTTCTGGTTCTACTGATCGTCAGCGCAATTTTTGGCGCTCTACGCGGGCGACCGCCTATCTAG
- a CDS encoding CsbD family protein, producing the protein MNEDTIKGNWNELKGKVKEQWGRLTDDEIEQIDGKSDQLVGAIQKHYGRSVDEAKREIDEWRSGVKH; encoded by the coding sequence ATGAACGAAGACACCATCAAAGGAAACTGGAACGAACTCAAGGGCAAGGTCAAAGAGCAGTGGGGCCGATTGACTGATGACGAGATCGAGCAGATCGACGGCAAATCAGATCAACTGGTTGGCGCGATCCAGAAGCACTATGGTCGTTCAGTAGATGAAGCCAAGCGCGAGATTGATGAATGGCGGTCGGGCGTGAAGCACTAG